Proteins co-encoded in one Bacteroidales bacterium genomic window:
- a CDS encoding glycosyltransferase, with protein MFFEKILHDPLQLYLYIAFVAFFIVQMIYYWGIFSLFAFLKNKNANQSEEVLPVSVVVCARNEFYNLEKNLPKILEQDYPDFEVVVVNDQSEDDTAELLMDLSRKYKRLKIITVQKNLNNFSGKKFSLSLGIKSAQHDVVLLTDADCEPVSSLWIKNMQMPFSNPRTKIVLGYGAYERRKGLLNSLIRFDTFTIALQYFSLARAGLPYMGVGRNLAYRRSLFLENKGFVSHYEISSGDDDLFVNSNATRKNTSIVYTGESHTLSQPKLKFNDWVFQKKRHFTTGKYYKFVHKVLLVLLPFSTLTFYLLAVILTLLNIKTYTIVIVSSFFIVRVTSQLIIFKKAMLKLKEKKLFLLSPFFEVIMIFFNVLTKLTNTGKKINTWK; from the coding sequence ATGTTTTTTGAAAAAATTCTTCACGACCCGCTACAGTTATACTTGTATATAGCTTTTGTTGCTTTTTTTATCGTCCAGATGATTTATTACTGGGGCATTTTTTCATTATTTGCCTTTTTAAAAAATAAAAACGCAAATCAATCTGAAGAAGTATTACCTGTTTCTGTTGTTGTATGTGCCCGGAATGAATTCTACAACCTCGAAAAAAACCTGCCTAAAATTCTGGAACAGGATTATCCTGATTTCGAAGTGGTCGTTGTAAATGACCAGTCGGAGGACGATACGGCGGAGCTACTTATGGATTTATCGAGAAAATACAAAAGATTGAAGATAATCACTGTTCAAAAAAACCTAAATAATTTTAGCGGAAAAAAATTTTCCCTTTCTTTAGGCATAAAATCGGCACAACATGATGTAGTCCTGCTCACCGATGCAGATTGTGAACCTGTATCAAGCTTATGGATAAAAAATATGCAAATGCCATTTTCTAACCCGCGAACAAAAATAGTTTTAGGTTATGGGGCATATGAAAGGCGAAAAGGCTTGCTCAATAGCCTGATTCGTTTTGATACGTTCACAATCGCATTACAATATTTTTCTTTGGCAAGAGCAGGATTGCCTTACATGGGCGTAGGCAGAAATCTGGCATATCGCAGAAGCCTTTTTCTGGAAAATAAAGGTTTCGTATCGCATTATGAGATAAGTTCCGGCGATGATGACTTGTTTGTGAACAGCAATGCTACTCGAAAAAATACATCAATAGTATATACAGGGGAAAGCCATACACTCTCACAACCTAAATTAAAATTCAATGACTGGGTATTTCAGAAAAAAAGACATTTTACAACGGGGAAGTACTATAAATTTGTTCATAAAGTTTTACTCGTCCTCTTGCCATTCAGTACGCTGACATTTTATTTACTAGCAGTTATTTTAACTTTGCTTAACATAAAAACATATACTATTGTGATAGTATCATCGTTTTTTATTGTAAGGGTTACATCTCAGTTAATAATTTTTAAAAAAGCAATGTTAAAACTTAAAGAAAAAAAATTATTTTTACTTTCGCCTTTTTTTGAAGTGATAATGATTTTTTTTAATGTTTTAACAAAGCTTACGAATACGGGGAAAAAAATAAATACATGGAAATAA
- a CDS encoding sigma-70 family RNA polymerase sigma factor, translated as MEINPNLTDKAHRDYRLVQLALHQGDQKAYADLMGFYKDAIYFLLLKMTNNPDDADDLTIEAFGKAFKKLDQYTPDYAFSTWLFKIASNNCIDHIRRKKVEILSINKTIDEEEGLDMSQTLPSSTPDPEEKMIERQKIKMMREVVEKLKPNYRRLVQLRYFDEYSYEEIAQEMDIPIGTVKAQLFRAREFLYNIMKNAEGSI; from the coding sequence ATGGAAATAAACCCGAATCTGACTGACAAGGCACACCGCGATTACAGGCTGGTACAACTTGCCCTGCATCAGGGCGATCAGAAAGCTTATGCCGATTTGATGGGGTTTTACAAAGATGCTATTTATTTTCTGTTGCTTAAAATGACAAACAATCCTGATGATGCTGATGACCTGACTATTGAAGCATTTGGTAAAGCATTTAAAAAACTGGACCAATATACTCCGGATTATGCATTCAGCACTTGGCTGTTCAAAATTGCTTCCAACAATTGCATTGACCATATCCGCCGTAAAAAAGTCGAGATTCTTTCAATTAATAAGACCATTGATGAGGAAGAGGGGCTGGATATGTCTCAAACCCTACCTTCCTCAACGCCCGATCCCGAAGAGAAAATGATAGAAAGGCAAAAAATAAAAATGATGCGGGAAGTGGTCGAAAAGCTTAAACCTAATTACCGCCGGCTGGTTCAATTAAGATATTTTGATGAATATTCCTATGAAGAAATTGCACAGGAAATGGATATCCCGATAGGAACCGTGAAAGCCCAGTTATTTCGTGCCAGAGAGTTTTTATACAACATCATGAAAAACGCGGAAGGAAGCATTTGA